The Chitinophaga niabensis genomic interval CGTATCGAAAGCCAGATCCGTTGGGCAGAACAACGTTATGGAAGTCGTGAGAAAATGACGGAAGTAACGGGTTACACTATTTACCAGCTCCGTGAGCGTTTCCGTGATGCCATCAAGGAAAGTATGCTGGCAAAAGCCATGCGCGACAAGGTGGTGAACGCTGTGAAAGTAACGCCTACAGAAGTAAAGACCAGCTTTGAAAAGATCCCTGCAGACAGTCTTCCTTTCTATGAATCAGAACTGGAGATCGGTCAGCTGATGATCTTGCCGAAAGCCAGCCGTGAAATGGATAAATATGCCATAGACCGTTTGCTGGATTTCAAAAGCAAAGTAGAAAAGAAAGAAGGTGAATTCAGCACATACGCCAGCCTTTACTCTGAAGACCCCGGTGTAAAAGAGAATGGCGGTACTTATACCCTGAACAGGAACGATAAGAACTGGGACCCGGACTTCCTGGCCGCTTCTTTCCGTTTAAAGGAAGGGGATATGTCTTCTCCCGTTAAATCCCAATTCGGTTACCACCTGATCAAAATGATCAAACGTGCCGGGGATAACGTGGTAGTGCAGCACATCCTTATCAAGCCTAATATCGTAACAGCAGATATCACTGCTGCCATGAATAAACTGGATACTGTAAGAGCGAATATCATTTCCGGAAAAATGACCTTTGGTGAAGCCGTTGTAAAATACAGCGATGAGCCGATGGCTAAGTTTAACGGCGGTATGCTGCAGAATCCTCAAACAGGCAGCACTTACATTACAGTAGATCAGTTGAATGATCCATCCACCAAGGATATTGTAATGATGCTGGATTCCCTGAAACCAGGTGGCGTAAGCAAACCTATGCTGTTCGACGATGAGCAGGGCCGTAAAGGAATTCGCCTCGTATATCTGAAAACACGTACCCAGCCTCACAGAGAGAACCTGAAAGACGACTACTCCCGTATCCAGCAACGTACTTTGCAGGAGAAACAAGTAGTAGCGCTGAACAAATGGCTGATGGACAAGATCCCTACCTTCTATGTTCACGTGGAACCTGAGTACACCGAGTGTGCCAATGTTTCGAAGTGGACGGCAGGAGCGGTCGCGCAGAAGTAGATCATTCGCAACAACGATAAAGTAACACTATCCCGGATCCTCCCAGAGAGGTCCGGGATTTTTGTTTGAGGGAAGTATCAGCGGCTGAAAGGTGTAGGTTTTTGTAAAGAAGTGCCAGCCCCCTGAAAGGTTGGGTATTTTAAATAGAAGTACAAACACCCTTTCGGGGGTGTTTTAGAAAAAGGCAGAGCCCCTCATGATTTCGTTTTTTAGAAAAGATCTGCCCATTCCCGGAGATACATCCAACAGATCACCGCAGTTTTTAGAAGTACTCCCTTCCTGCTAAAAAATAAAATCCCCTAATCCAAGCCCCCGGCACGTTCCCGGGAGAACTGTGAAGCCTTTGCTAAAGAGAAGGAGGTTTAATAATTTAAGCGTAACTTTGCGTCTTCAATTTTACAGCATGAGTGACGCGATAAAGCATGAATGCGGTTTAGCATTCATAAGATTAAGAAAACCATTCAGTTACTACCAGCAAAAGCACGGAACGGTTTTCTACGGATTGAATAAGCTGTATCTCCTCATGGAAAAACAGCACAACCGTGGTCAGGACGGCGCAGGAGTAGCCGCAGTAAAATTGCACACGGAACCGGGCGTCCCCTTCATGCACAGGATCCGTAGTAGTGAACCCCAACCCATCGGCGACGTCTTCGCCAAGATCAGAGAAGAAATTGCAGAAATAGAAAAATACCAGCCGGAGATCACCAAATACCCCGGTCTCCTGAAAGGCCACATGCGCTTCCTGGGAGAACTGCTGTTAGGGCATCTCCGTTATGCTACACAAGGAAAGAATAACGTTGAGTTATGCCATCCCTTTGTTCGCTACAACACCATTCCCGCCCGCAACCTTACCATGGCAGGCAACTTCAACCTGGTGAATGTGGACGAACTCTTCAACTTTGTAAAAGTATCACCCGGCGAAACCCATAAGAACAGTGATCTCGCCGCCATGCTGGAAGTAGTACACCACTTCCTCGCCAAAGAAGATGAAGTACGCCAGAACGGCCTGGATGTTAAATCCATCCTCCAGCAGGCATTCTCCATGTTCGATGGTGGTTACCACGTCTGCGGCCTGATCGGTTCCGGCGATTCCTTTGTGATCCGCGACCCTCATGGTATCCGTCCTTCTTATTACTATATCAACGATGAAGTGATCGTAGCTGCTTCCGAAAGGGCCGCTATCCGTACTGCTTTTAACGTTGGGGAGAATGAGGTAATGGAACTGATGCCGGGTACTGCACTCATCGTGAAAGAGAACGGAGATTATTCTATTGAACAGATCATTCCTGCTAAAGAACGCCGCGCCTGTAGCTTTGAGCGCATCTACTTCTCCCGCGGGAACGACGAAAAGATCTATAAAGAACGTTCAGCACTCGGGTATCATTTATCCGAAACTGTGCTGAAAGCAATTGATAACGACCTGCGTAACACTATCTTCTCTTTCATTCCCAATACGGCAGAGGTAGCCTTTTATGGCCTGATCAAAGGCCTGGAAGATTACCTGAACCGCATCAAGGTAGAAAGGATCATGTCCTGGGGTAAGGATTTCGATGAAGAGAAGCTCCAGGAAATGGTGAACCGCAGGATCAGGATAGATAAGATTGCCATCAAGGATGTGAAGATGCGCACCTTCATTACAGAAGATGCCAGCAGGAATGAAATGGTGCAGCACGTGTACGATATCACGTATGGTACCGTTAAACCAGGCACGGATACCCTTGTTGTAATAGACGACTCTATTGTCAGAGGAACCACCCTGCGGGAAAGCATCATCAAAATGCTGGACCGCCTTGGCCCGAAAAGGATCATTATCATGAGCTCTGCCCCACAGATCCGTTATCCGGACTGTTACGGTATAGATATGAGTAAGATGGGTGAGTTTGTGGCCTTCCAGGCAGCCATCGCACTGATCAGGGAACAGGGCAAGGATTATATCCTGCAGGAAGCCTACGGTCTCTGTAAAGAACTGGAGCGTACCAATACCCTCCATGCACAGAATGTGGTGAAGAATGTCTACAAAGCGTTCACACCGGAAGAGATCTCTAAAAAGATTGCACAGATCATTACACCAGCCGGTATCTCTGCTAATGTGGAAGTGATCTACCAGAATATTGAAAGCTTGCATGCCAGCTGCCCCAATAACCTTGGGGACTGGTACTTCACCGGTAACTACCCTACTCCCGGTGGTAACCGCGTAGTGAATAAATCCTTTATGAACTACATGGAAGGCAAGAACGAAAGAGGTTACTAAGTGGTATGGGGAATATGTTGTCAATAATATATTCCCCGGCCAATTATGTTAATTTTATCTTAATTCCCGCCCCAAACTTCCCCTCCATAGCATTACACATTAACTTACAGTAAAAACCCGTATTTTCGATAAGTGTTTGTACTCAATGGTTTACAATGTGTATGAAAACATTGTTGCTTATCCGTCACGCAAAATCAAGCTGGAACGATCCGGACATGGATGATTTTGACCGCCCGCTTAACAAACGGGGAAAACTGAATGCTCCTGAAATGGCAACAAGGCTACTCACCAGGGGAACAGTTCCGGAATTGATCATTTCCAGCCCGGCCAAACGTGCCCGCGCTACTGCCCGTATCATGGCCAAGGAATGGAAATATCCAAAAGAGGCTATTTTACTGGAGGAGGAACTGTATCTCTGTTATGCCTCCACTTTCCTTAAAGTGATCACTAAAATTGATGACGATTTTAAAGCAGTGGCCATTTTTGCCCATAACCCCGGGATCACTGATTTTGCCAATTACCTCACGGAAGAGATCCGCATCGATAATGTTCCCACCACCGGCATCTTTGGTATAGAAGCCGAAACCGATCACTGGGAGGATTTTGACCGCGCAAAGAAACGTTTCCTTTTCTTCGATTATCCAAAGAGTGAAGGCCTCGTATAGTATTTGGGAATATTTAAGTAGCTTGGTGCACGATAGCTTATCAAAAGTATGGACGAAGAAAAATTAGCACGCAGGATTGATCGGTTCATGATCATTTATGTATTAGCAGGTTCTATGCTAATGCTGTTCCAGATCCTAGGATTTTACTTTAGCAGGCAAACGGAAACCGGCAGAACAATAGCCGGGAAGTGGCCTGGCATCCTGAATAAGGTTACCCAGGTAGTTTTTGCTGTGAACCTGATGAATGTTATTACCGTAGTGGTCTTTGCGTTCTTATTGATCGCATACAGGAAAACCATCCGCGTTGGCATTATCGGGTTACTGGCAACGGGTTTGTTTGTGTTCTATGTTTACCTGAGCCTGCGGGCAACGATCCTGTAGTTGATCAGGCATCGATGGGTACAGGGCGTTTGTATTCATCAATGGCCACAAAGGTGAATGTACCACTGATCGCTTTATACCTTTCTTCTGAATACATTTCCTCCACAAAAATTTCTACCGACACTTTAAGGCTGGTGTTCCCGGTGTGGATCACTTTACCGATCAGTTCCACAATGGTTCCGCCGGGAATGGGTTTATTAAAATCGATCTTGTCTGAAGACACGGTGACCATGCGTTTGCGGGAATAACGGGTAGCGGTGATAAAGGCTACTTCGTCCATCAGCTGCATGGCGGTACCGCCGAAAAGGGTATCGTAATGATTGGTGGTGTTGGGGAATACGGCTTTGAAAATGCGTGTTTCCGAGGATAATATCTTTTGTTCGTTGCTCATCTGTTTGATTTTACTTCTACGGTCCATTCAGGGCCGCTGGCTACCTTATGCTGCGCTGCAAAGTTGCCGTAATTAATGGCGAAGGAAAGGTTCATCAGGCTGTTCTGATAGGCCAGCGGTAAACCTTCTTTTACAGCAGCAAAGGTAGTGACATATGGCATAACCCCTGCAAACACCAGCTTTTTATTATGCAGGATGCGAATGTTTAGCTGATCGCTATATTTCAGGTTCAGTTTGGCCAGTGTGGCGGCGTCGATATTGGTCCATACGTTGCCGTATTGGATATCCAGGATAGGAATATTACCATAGATAGTGCCTTCCCTGAATTCAGCCTGCTGATAAGGAATGTTTACAACTGCATTGGGTAAGGCAGGGCCAACGGAATCAAAGGGGATCACGCCCGCTGCAAGCCTTGCTCCCGTATAGGCGTATACGTCACGGCCATGAAAGGTATAAGATGCTGAAGAGCCCGGCAGCCGGTTGCGCTTTTCATCTATCTCCCTCACCGCTTTGATACCCAGGTGTCTGGCGATCAGGGTAAGTGTTCCATTATCCGGCGTTACAAAATAATGCCCGCTGTTGGTTTGCAGCACAACTGATTTTCTTTCAGAGCCTACGCCGGGATCTACTACGGATACGAATACTGTGCCGGCGGGCCAGTAAGGAGCTGTTTGTTCCAGGCGGTATGCAGCTTCCCAGATGTTGTAAGCCGGAATTTCGTGGGTAAGGTCAAAGATCTTCAGATCGTTGGATACGCCGAAGGCTACTCCCTTCATGGCGGACACAGCGCCATCTTTCAGGCCGAAATCTGTTTGGAGAACAAGGGCTTTGGATTGAGCGGAAGTGGCGTTATAACATATCGTTAGCGCCAGCAGGAGTACATGCAATGGTTTCATGTAATAAAATTAAGGAAACTTTCAGATTGGGGCCATCCCCGGATTGCGGGATATGTTTAATCCATTTCCTTCCGCAACACCTGCAACGCATTATGCAATGTATTATAGATCGTTCGTTCAGTCAGCCCTGTTACTTCGGCCATCTCTTTGAATCCCCTTCCTTCATAAAACCTCATCTGCACCAATTGCATCTGCCGCCCGGATAATTGTTTCATAGCTACCTGGAGCTTTGCTTTCAGTCCTTCGTCTGTTTGGAGGGCAATGAGCATCTCTTCATAAGAGGACTGCGTTAACTCCATATGCACTGCTTCATCGAACAACACCACTTTGGCGCCATTGGAGGCTTTATAGAGGAGGCGTTTGAAGATGGTGATCACATATTGCTGGATGTTCTGTACTTCCTTCAGGCGTTCCCTGATCTTCCATAATTCCAGGAAAAGCTCATTGATACATCCCTGTACAAGGTCCACATCGCGGTAAAGGGCAACGCCCAGCCTGAAAAGGTCGTCATAGAAAAGATCAAAGCACTCGTAAAGGCCCTCACGGTCCCCTCCGGCAAGCAGGTGCCAATTCTTTTCAATTTTTGACGTACGAAGCTGGTTCATCGGGTGATGAATACTTAATTTTTGGTTGACATGGGTAAAGTAAAATATTTTTTTGAATTCATTGGTAAAAACGAAAGCTTTCTCACACTTGTATAGTATCAACCAATATAGTATATGCTGCATTCGCATTCTACCGCAGAAGAATTACTGCTGATCGATTCATTCCTCCACTACTGTAAAGGTACTCCGGAAGACGATGTACTATACTGGGAGCAGATGCTCCTGGAGCATCCGCAATTGTTACCTGAAGTGGAAAGAGCCCGCGAATTATACCTCACCATGCAAGGATATCCCCCTATTTCCCTGAAGACCGCAGCCCTTCAAAGATTGAAGGACAGTCTTGATGCCCAGGAAGTTACCACACCTGTACGCAGGCTTTCCTATAAATGGATCGCCGCCGCCAGTGTTGTGGCCATTGCCCTGGCTTCTTTCCTGGTGTTTAATAATAAGAAAGAAAAAAGCATCCATTATACACCACTTGCAGCAACAGGACTGCAAGACCGAACCCGCCTTACCCTCCCCGATGGCTCCTCCGTTCTCCTCAGCACTGCCAGCAGGTTGCAGTTGAGCGACAACTTCAATAAAGGAGACCGTTCTGTATACCTGGACGGGGAAGCTTACTTCGACGTAAGATCAAATGCCAGCCTTCCTTTTACCGTGATCACCAGCAAAACCGCTACCACTGTATTAGGTACAGCATTCAAAGTACGCAGTTACCCCGCAGACCACCATGCACAGATCATGCTGGCATCTGGTAAAGTGAGAGTGGAGGCGCAATCTAAAACGATGGAATTAACCCCGGGAGAGGAAGCGATCTGTGAAGATGGCGCAGGAATTAAAAAAACTAACTATCAGCCTGAGAATATGCAACGATGGATCCAGCGGAAAGTTGAGTTTGTAAACGCAGACCTGGATCAGATATCAAAGACCCTCGAAGAATACTATGGAGTAAAGGTGAAACTGGAGAAACGCCCCACCGGAAAGGCCGTAAGGTTCACCGGTGTATTTAACAACCAACAACTGAATGTAGTACTGGACGCAATCAGCTTTACCAATGAGTTCACTTACCGCCTCGAAAACAATGAGGTAGTGATCCGCTTTTAAGACAGGACGCAATTTTTGGTTACCTAAAACCTATATACATGACTAAAACGTTACCACGTTCATGTATGATGTTTGCTATGCTATTGCTATGGCAGACCATCACTACATTTGCCTATGGGCAGCAAAAAAAGTATTCTTTCAACTGGGAAAATGTAGCGCTTTCAAGTGTGTTCAAACAAATTGAACAGGCCGCGAATGTTCGTTTTTCCTACAATCCCTCCGGCATTAAAGAGAACACCTCTATTCATTTACGAATAGACAGTCAGCAACTGGATGCAGTTGTTGCACGGCTTTGCCAGGCCATTAATTCCAATTACAGGATCACAGATAACATTGTGATGATCCGCCCCACAAGTGGCCCCACGGAAGTAGCCACCCATCCGCTGCAAGGGAGAGTGGTCAATGAAAAAGGGGAAGCACTGCCAGGCGTAACCGTACACAACCTGCGTCTCAAAAAAGCAGTGCATACAGTAGACAATGGAACGTACACCATTGAAGCCAACCAGGGAGACCGCATTGAATTCACCATGATAGGTTTTGAATCCCTGGTTCGTATAGCGGGTGCTGAAGGCAGTGTATTAAATATCACCCTGAAAGAAAAAGTGACGGAACTGGGTGCTGTAGTGGTAACGGCCCTTGGTATCCGCAGAGAGGCACGTGCTTTAGGTTATGCACATGCAGAGGTTTCAGGTGACGATATGAAGAGAGCACGCGAAACAAATGTGATCAATTCACTGGCCGGTAAAGTACCAGGTCTGGTGATCAACAGCACGGCTGGTGGCCCCGCTGGTTCGTCCCGTGTGATCATTCGTGGTAATACAACCATCACCGGTAATAACCAACCGCTGTATGTAGTGGATGGTGTACCTATTGACAACTCTAACTATGGCCAGGTAGGCAGTGAAAAATATTCCAGTGGTTTTGATTTCGGAGATGCCATCTCTGCTATCAACCCGGATGATATTGAAACCATCAGTGTACTGAAAGGCCCTTCTGCTTCTGCATTGTATGGAAGCCGCGCAGGCCACGGTGTTATCCTTATCACCACTAAAAAAGGAACACTTAAAAAATCGCTTGGCATAGAACTGAACAGTACGGCCACAATGGAAAAACAACTGACCCGTTTTGATGATTACCAATACGAATACGGGCAGGGCACAGGTGGTACCATCCCTCGTGATAAAGACCAGGCAAGAACTACTTTGTTCAGCAACTTCGGCGCAAGGCTGGACCCTAATCTGCCGGTAACAGGGTTCGACGGGAAACTGCGCCCTTACGGACTGGTACGTAACAACATCGAAAACTTCTTCCGTACCGGTTCTACTTTTACAAACACCATTTCCCTTACAAGCTCAACTGATAACACGGCCTTTCGTCTGTCTTTGTCCGACCTGCGTAATAACGACATTGTTCCCAATAGCGACATGAACCGCAACACGGTTAACTTTTCCAGCAATTCAAAGTTCGGCAAGAAACTTACCGTGGATGCCAAAGTGATGTACATGCGGGAAAAAGTGAATAACCGCCCGGCTTTGGGAGACGATGCCGGTAACATTGGTAACTCTTTTGTAGGCCTGGCCAATAATGTAGACCAGGAAATCTTCTCTACCGGGTATAAAAATATAAACGGGGATTATGTGGACTGGGGAGGAGGAGAATACCGGCTTAATCCTTACTGGGTGATCAATGAAATGCAGAACACCACTAAAAAGGACCGTGTGATCGGCAACCTGGTGGCCAATTACCAGTTCAAAGACTGGATCGGCTTACAGGGAAGGTTCTCTACAGACTTCACTTATTTCAATTACCGTAAGTTCAGTCCTCCCAGTACACCGGGATCTATTACCGGAAGATATGAAGGAGTTGATCAGAAATACCAGACCACAGAAGCAGACCTCCTGCTTACCCTCCAAAAACAATTCACGCCAAAATGGTATGCTGCTGCAAGGTTAGGTACCAGCCTTTCCCAATATTCCAAACCGGGTACCCGCCTGCTGGCTACAGATATGCAGGTGAAAGATGTGATCAGCTTTAACAGCTTCAATGATAAAGTGGTGGAAGACCTGGAATCCCGCAAACGTATCAACTCATTCTATGGCTTGTTCAGCGTGGCATATAAGAACTGGGCTTATTTAGATGCCTCCGTTCGCAGAGATGCTGCATCTACTTTACCGAAGGATGTGAACTCTTATATCTACGGTTCATTATCAGGAAGTTTTGTATTCTCAGATGCACTGAACCTGAAAGGCAAAACCCTGAGTTATGGTAAACTGCGGGCATCTATTGCAGAAGTAGGAAATGATACAGATCCTTTCATGGATGGTTTGTATTACAGCCTTGCCCCATACCCTATTAATGGCCAGGCCCTTGGAGGCGTTGATGGTAAAATAATGCCTATTACAGATCTGAAACCCACACGTACCCGTTCTTTTGAAGTGGGAACGGAAATGAAGTTCCTGAATAATAACATCGGTCTTGATGTAACCTATTATTCACAGGACTCAAGAGATCAGATCAATTACCTGCCGGCGCCTACTTCTTCAGGATTTACACAACGCCTGATCAATGCAGGTGTGATCTCCAACAGCGGATGGGAAATAGCGCTTTCCGCCACCCCTGTTAATAAAGGAGATTTTAGATGGGATATCAGTGTGAATGCCGCACGTAACAAGAACGTAGTGAAATCACTGGCAAATGGTGTTCCATTCCTTACACTCTCTGATGCCCGCTGGCTGGGTGTTTCAGTTGTAGCACAACCTAATACGCCTTATGGTGCTATCCTCGGATATGATTATCAGTATGACGCAGGAGGGAATGTGATCCTGGATTCCATAACCCTTACCCCGCTTACTACAGATAACCGCCAGGTTTTAGGTAAAGGTACCTGGGACTGGACCGGTGGTATGACCACATCCCTCTCTTATAAGAATTTCACCTTCAACGCTATCCTGGATATTAAACAGGGCGCAGATCTCTTTTCCATGACCAATCTTTTTGCGGTGATCCGTGGTAGTCATAAAACCACCCTGGAAGGCCGTCAGGAATGGATCCATTCAGAGGAAGAAAGACTGGCTGCCAATAAAACGGCAATAGAATGGAAAGAGGAGGGGAAGGTAAGAGGATATGTTCCGCAGGGCGTTGTGCCTAACGGCATGGGGCCTGATGGTAAGCAGCAGTATGTGAAAAACACGGCGGCGGTAGATCCCGGTCAATACTGGTCGCTCTTCTATAGTGATAACAAGGGTATCACCACCCCTTTCCTATATGATGCATCCTACATTAAAATGCGCGAAATGTCTTTGATGTACAGTGTGCCATCCGGTCTTTTAAAACGGATCGGTATCAATGCTTTAACGGTGGCTATTGTTAGCCGTAATCCTTTCATCCTGCATAAAAATGTGCCGAATGTAGACCCTGATTCCAACTATAATAATGGTAACGGCCAGGGGCTGGAATATGGTTCCCTGCCTTCCCGCAGAAGCTGGGGTTTGAACCTGAATGCAAGGTTCTGATAAAAGATGCCCGATTGAACAACCAAAAATGAAAAGTATGAAACGTTATTATAATTCCCTGTTGTACTTATGCCTGGCTTTGGTGACAGGGTTGATGAGCTGCGATGATTTTGGGGACATGAACGTGAATCCCACAAAAAGCAGTAACATGGACCCTGCACTTCAGCTTGCGCTGATCCAGGCCCGGTTTTCCGGGGACCTCGAATCCAATGAACGCGTGGGCACTTTTAACTGCATGCCCATGGTGCAACAACTGGGCGGTGCATGGGCCTGCCAGTACGGAGGTTTTTATGTGAAGCAGCAGCAATACATGAGCATCCTCTGGGAGCTGAACTATCCTAATGATATCCTGAACATCGCAGATGCCGTGAACCGCTCCAAGGACGATCCGAAAAAACAAAACCTGCATAACATCTGCCGCATTATGAAGGTGTATGTTTTTGCCAGGTTAACGGACCTCTATGGAGATATTCCTTATTCAGAAGCATCCTCCGGTTACAGCAAAGGCATTGTACATCCTAAATACGATAAGCAGGCAGATATCTATGACGATTTCTTCAAAGAACTCACAGAAGCTTCTACTGCGCTGGACCCTGCTAAAGACCAGGTTGCACAGGACCAGTTCTATAAAGGAGATATCGCTGCCTGGAAGAAATTTGCGAACTCATTACATCTCCGTTTGGCCATGCGTTTGGTAAAACGGGATGAAACAAAAGCAAAGGCAGAAGTACAGAAAGCATTTGCCCGCGGCGTATTCAGCCGTAATGAAGATGTGTGTAAAATGACGCATGAGAATGTACAGAATAATTATGCGGATGTAAGAGGAAACGGCCTTTCTGCTTCCATCAACCAGGGAGAGTTGGTGCCTTACCGTTATAACCAGGTATTCATCAATGCACTTCGCAATACCAACGATCCACGCCTTGAGCATATGGCCAGGTATTACATTGATATTCCTTACAAGTTCATGGAACGGCTGGATGTTACCGAACAGGTAAGAGCAGTAGTGGGATATACCGGTTGCAATAATGGTGATTTTGTGTGGGACGACTGGAAGAGTACGTTTACCATTACGGTTCCCGGCCGCGGAGATTTTGAGATCGGCAACAACGGGCAAAAGATCCAGCTGGCTAATTTCCTCATTGCCAATAATGCGCCTTTCCTGCATCTTACTTATGCGGAAACAGAATTGTTACTGGCCGAAGCCTGTTTCCGCTGGGGGCTTAACCTCAATGGAGATTATACCACGCACTACAATAATGGTATTGAAGCAGGTATCCGTCAGCTGAGCTTTTATCCCGGCGGGCCTTCCATTGAAACAGGGAAGATCACACAGTATAAAGCAGATAACGTGTTAGCGCCCGGCAGGGAATTGCAGATGATCAATCACCAGCTTTGGGTAGTGCTGTTCATGAATGGTCCTGAAGCATATGCCAACTGGCGCAGGTCAGGCTTCCCGCAATTGACACCAGGGTATAAACCCGGCTATTCCAATATCAATACCATACCACGCCGTTTTGAATATCCGCTGTCTGAGAAAGAGCAGAATAAAGCGAATTATGATAAAGCCCTGCAGGATATGGGCGGAAATGATGATTGGACAGCCCGCGTATGGTGGGACAAGCAATAAGCATTCTATCACTTAACAACCATGAACATGCATAAGAAAATATACATACTGCTGGTGTCCCTCCTTGCATTGATGGCTTGCGACAAAGAAAGGATCAAAGATCCTGAATTTGGCGCCGGGGATTATCCGCGCATTTATGATATCAGGAACGTTTTTGTTTCACCTGTGCAGATCCTGGCACCAGGGCAGCCTGCCAATTATACCGGGCTGTTATATTCACCCGCAGGTAAAGTGAAAATATCCTGGAAAGTAAATGGTGAACAGAAATCTACAGATACAACATTTTCATTCACACCACCGGCTCCGGGAGAATATACTTTATTACTGGATGTAGAATATGGAGGATTGAAAAGCACCCGCTCGGCCAATATCCTAGTACCTCCCGCTACCTATACACTGAAGCCTTACAATAAAGTAGTGAATGCTTATCTCTCTGATGCGGGCACTGCCAAAAGTCTCAACTATGAGCAACTTACGCATGTAACCTTCCAGGCCGGCCGTGTTTCTTCAGATGGTACGGTAGATTTTGCCGCAGGAGAAACCAATCAAAGGATGGATGAAGTAGTGGCACGTGGGCATATAGCAGGTAAAGCAGTATTGCTGGGCCTTACGGGAAGGCTTTCAGCTGTTGACGGATGGGCTATTTACGAAGCCAATGATTTCGGGCAGGCCATTAAAGATCCGGCTACGCGTGCTGCTTTGGTAAATACCGTAAAGAATTATGTAACCGCTAAAAAACTGGATGGTGTGGATGTGATGATGAGTGATGTGAATTCAGGTGCTTATGCTGCCAACCAGGCTGCCATG includes:
- a CDS encoding peptidylprolyl isomerase, with the translated sequence MKKILVSSLGAMLLFQVAVAQQGQKVVADKIVAKVGDKIVLKSDIESALVDMQQQALEGQPLPPNASCSAIEQIIAQKILVLQAERDSLPISEADVDGRIESQIRWAEQRYGSREKMTEVTGYTIYQLRERFRDAIKESMLAKAMRDKVVNAVKVTPTEVKTSFEKIPADSLPFYESELEIGQLMILPKASREMDKYAIDRLLDFKSKVEKKEGEFSTYASLYSEDPGVKENGGTYTLNRNDKNWDPDFLAASFRLKEGDMSSPVKSQFGYHLIKMIKRAGDNVVVQHILIKPNIVTADITAAMNKLDTVRANIISGKMTFGEAVVKYSDEPMAKFNGGMLQNPQTGSTYITVDQLNDPSTKDIVMMLDSLKPGGVSKPMLFDDEQGRKGIRLVYLKTRTQPHRENLKDDYSRIQQRTLQEKQVVALNKWLMDKIPTFYVHVEPEYTECANVSKWTAGAVAQK
- a CDS encoding amidophosphoribosyltransferase; this translates as MSDAIKHECGLAFIRLRKPFSYYQQKHGTVFYGLNKLYLLMEKQHNRGQDGAGVAAVKLHTEPGVPFMHRIRSSEPQPIGDVFAKIREEIAEIEKYQPEITKYPGLLKGHMRFLGELLLGHLRYATQGKNNVELCHPFVRYNTIPARNLTMAGNFNLVNVDELFNFVKVSPGETHKNSDLAAMLEVVHHFLAKEDEVRQNGLDVKSILQQAFSMFDGGYHVCGLIGSGDSFVIRDPHGIRPSYYYINDEVIVAASERAAIRTAFNVGENEVMELMPGTALIVKENGDYSIEQIIPAKERRACSFERIYFSRGNDEKIYKERSALGYHLSETVLKAIDNDLRNTIFSFIPNTAEVAFYGLIKGLEDYLNRIKVERIMSWGKDFDEEKLQEMVNRRIRIDKIAIKDVKMRTFITEDASRNEMVQHVYDITYGTVKPGTDTLVVIDDSIVRGTTLRESIIKMLDRLGPKRIIIMSSAPQIRYPDCYGIDMSKMGEFVAFQAAIALIREQGKDYILQEAYGLCKELERTNTLHAQNVVKNVYKAFTPEEISKKIAQIITPAGISANVEVIYQNIESLHASCPNNLGDWYFTGNYPTPGGNRVVNKSFMNYMEGKNERGY
- a CDS encoding SixA phosphatase family protein yields the protein MKTLLLIRHAKSSWNDPDMDDFDRPLNKRGKLNAPEMATRLLTRGTVPELIISSPAKRARATARIMAKEWKYPKEAILLEEELYLCYASTFLKVITKIDDDFKAVAIFAHNPGITDFANYLTEEIRIDNVPTTGIFGIEAETDHWEDFDRAKKRFLFFDYPKSEGLV
- a CDS encoding acyl-CoA thioesterase; protein product: MSNEQKILSSETRIFKAVFPNTTNHYDTLFGGTAMQLMDEVAFITATRYSRKRMVTVSSDKIDFNKPIPGGTIVELIGKVIHTGNTSLKVSVEIFVEEMYSEERYKAISGTFTFVAIDEYKRPVPIDA
- a CDS encoding SAM hydrolase/SAM-dependent halogenase family protein; translated protein: MKPLHVLLLALTICYNATSAQSKALVLQTDFGLKDGAVSAMKGVAFGVSNDLKIFDLTHEIPAYNIWEAAYRLEQTAPYWPAGTVFVSVVDPGVGSERKSVVLQTNSGHYFVTPDNGTLTLIARHLGIKAVREIDEKRNRLPGSSASYTFHGRDVYAYTGARLAAGVIPFDSVGPALPNAVVNIPYQQAEFREGTIYGNIPILDIQYGNVWTNIDAATLAKLNLKYSDQLNIRILHNKKLVFAGVMPYVTTFAAVKEGLPLAYQNSLMNLSFAINYGNFAAQHKVASGPEWTVEVKSNR
- a CDS encoding RNA polymerase sigma factor, whose amino-acid sequence is MNQLRTSKIEKNWHLLAGGDREGLYECFDLFYDDLFRLGVALYRDVDLVQGCINELFLELWKIRERLKEVQNIQQYVITIFKRLLYKASNGAKVVLFDEAVHMELTQSSYEEMLIALQTDEGLKAKLQVAMKQLSGRQMQLVQMRFYEGRGFKEMAEVTGLTERTIYNTLHNALQVLRKEMD
- a CDS encoding FecR family protein, with product MLHSHSTAEELLLIDSFLHYCKGTPEDDVLYWEQMLLEHPQLLPEVERARELYLTMQGYPPISLKTAALQRLKDSLDAQEVTTPVRRLSYKWIAAASVVAIALASFLVFNNKKEKSIHYTPLAATGLQDRTRLTLPDGSSVLLSTASRLQLSDNFNKGDRSVYLDGEAYFDVRSNASLPFTVITSKTATTVLGTAFKVRSYPADHHAQIMLASGKVRVEAQSKTMELTPGEEAICEDGAGIKKTNYQPENMQRWIQRKVEFVNADLDQISKTLEEYYGVKVKLEKRPTGKAVRFTGVFNNQQLNVVLDAISFTNEFTYRLENNEVVIRF